One genomic segment of Hordeum vulgare subsp. vulgare chromosome 2H, MorexV3_pseudomolecules_assembly, whole genome shotgun sequence includes these proteins:
- the LOC123430539 gene encoding probable methyltransferase At1g27930: protein MQREVSWREGDAPSCSPARAKYGVLSIVQSPPHTTHKHSVPATHAMKPPGRLATAAAAALLVATSLLVATLLTSPLPLLPLLPCLPGVLAPSGVGYEPSGLAALADAAVYYATTRTVPQQSGAEISLSLAVLRRRAPIRLLVFGLGHDSRLWHALNPGGVTVFLEEDPEWYRIVRAKSPFLRAHLVTYRTRMDHADLLFDSYKNYSSCVPGAGAEAADAPVQVRDNAACPLALHNLPPEVYENEWDMLMLDAPKGYFASAPGRMAAIWTAAAMARARRGEGDTDVFLHDVDRKVEKMYGKEFLCDMFRVGGTGRLWHFSIPPVSRRGNATASGGGKRPFC, encoded by the coding sequence ATGCAACGTGAGGTATCGTGGAGGGAGGGGGATGCCCCGTCGTGCTCGCCTGCTCGCGCTAAATATGGAGTACTGTCCATTGTCCAATCCCCACCTCACACAACACACAAGCACAGCGTGCCGGCGACCCACGCAATGAAGCCCCCCGGCCGCCTCGCCACTGCCGCTGCAGCGGCATTGCTCGTCGCCACCTCGCTGCTGGTCGCCACCCTCCTCACCTCGCCGCTGCCGTTGCTGCCGCTGCTCCCGTGCCTGCCCGGCGTCCTAGCCCCCTCTGGCGTCGGGTACGAGCCGTCAGGCCTCGCCGCGCTCGCCGACGCCGCCGTGTACTACGCCACCACGCGCACCGTTCCGCAGCAGTCGGGCGCCgagatctccctctctctcgccgtGCTGCGGCGCCGCGCGCCGATCCGGCTGCTGGTGTTCGGCCTCGGCCACGACTCGCGGCTCTGGCACGCGCTCAACCCCGGCGGCGTCACCGTCTTCCTGGAGGAGGACCCGGAGTGGTACCGCATCGTGCGCGCCAAGTCGCCGTTCCTGCGCGCCCATCTGGTCACTTACCGCACGCGGATGGACCACGCCGACCTCCTCTTCGACTCCTACAAGAACTACTCCTCCTGCGTCCCCGGCGCCGGTGCCGAGGCCGCCGACGCCCCCGTGCAGGTGCGCGACAACGCCGCGTGCCCGCTGGCGCTGCACAACCTGCCGCCGGAGGTGTACGAGAACGAGTGGGACATGCTCATGTTGGACGCGCCCAAGGGGTACTTCGCGTCGGCGCCTGGCAGGATGGCGGCGATATGGACGGCGGCGGCAATGGCGCGGgcgaggcgcggcgagggggacaCAGACGTGTTCCTGCACGACGTGGACCGCAAGGTGGAGAAGATGTACGGCAAGGAGTTCCTCTGCGACATGTTCCGGGTGGGAGGGACCGGCCGGCTCTGGCATTTCAGCATTCCACCGGTGTCGCGGCGGGGGAACGCGACGGCGTCCGGCGGTGGCAAGAGACCTTTTTGCTGA